The DNA sequence TTTTCCTTAAATGGCTTGGCAAAAAACTGCATAACAGCCATACGGTCAGATATTGTTTGCCCTTCAGCGTCTGGGCAATTTTCGGCCTCTCAACCATTATCAATGCCGTTACTTCCGAATATTTTCAGTTCGGCGCATACCAGGCCTTCGGGGAAATTCTGCTCGCAGGCGGTGCAGTATCCCTTGCCTGGAATTTGCGTAAAACATCGCTCATAGCGTCTCATCGCACAGGCTATAATATCCTCTGGCCCCTCTGGCTTATCTTTGCTTCCGGAATAACTGTGCAGGCATTACGCGTCCCTATTGTTACAATGACCCCGTTGTTTACGGCCCTACTTCTTATATGCAGTGCATATTACTACCTTATAAAGAAACACGTTGTATCCGAACCGGAGCAAAAACTATCTATTTTCACAACCGGATTCACGGCAATACTTGCTGTAACGACCTTGCTCGGTTGGGGAAGCCTTTCCATGCTTGCCTCGGCGCTCTGGTTTATGGTTGTCTTGAATATAGTGCTCGGATCAGGATTGAGCAGCTATTTCTGGAGGACCATACATTCCGGTAAACAGAAATCCATAAGCCTGATTTTATTGAGTAATATGGTTTTACCACTTATCTTCATAGGGCTTTTTACCCTGATTGTCGTATGGGCATCTATATACACGGGCGGAATGCCGCTTTTGATGAAAATCATTCAATGGAAAAAAGATTGGGGCATTATATCGTTGCGGATTACAACTTTATTGACCCTTGCCGCATTATTCTTTATTGCCCGCTCTTTTATAGCTTTTTCCCATACAGCGATAAAATTTCTGAAGATGCGCTGGGAGAATATCGAAGAAGGCGTCATAAAGTCCCTGCAAACTCTCTCATCTTATGTAATCTGGTTTTGTTATGTCATTGTCTCTTTAAACTTTCTGGGAATAGGCATCGGCAATCTTACCATTATTGCAGGAGGCCTGTCGGTAGGCGTAGGCTTTGCCCTTCAGGATCTTATTAAGAATTTTGTCAGCGGCCTTATACTGCTTTTCGGGCGTTCCATACATCCCGGCGATGAAATCCAGCTTGAGGATGTTCATGGAAGGGTTGAAAAAATCAATATACGAAGCACTGTAGTACAGACCAATGAGGACTCTACAATATTCCTGCCGAACTCCGATCTGGTTTCAAAAAAAATTGTTAACTGGACGCATAGAGACCCGAAGGGAAGGGCGGAGATTATTGTAGGCGTGGCCTACGGTTCCGATACAAATCTCATAAAAGACCTGCTCATCCGATGCGCGCTTTCAAACCCTGATGTATTAAAAGAACCTCCACCCTATGTTCTGTTCAGTGATTTTGGGGACAATGCGCTTATTTTCCATCTCCGGTTCTGGATCATGCATGTAATACTTTTAAGAGACAAGGTAAGATCAGTAATTCGTTTCGAAATTGACAGGGTTTTCAAAGAGCACAACATAGAAATCGCATATCCGCAGCGTGATATTCACATACGTTCTGTTGATGGATTAGCCGGTTATTTGAAAACTGATGGTCAGTTAACAGACGGGAAGCCTTAAATTTCCTGTAAATCTCTGCTTACACATTCCCAATACGGTTGCACTGAAAATCAGACTCTTCCAATAAAACGCCGATTTTTGAAGGCAGTCGAAACCTTCAGGCTGCGTGTGCGTTTCTTTGCTTTTGTTGATATTGCTTTCCCGGATCGGATAAATGATCAGTGGCGCATATGTTTTCTTTTTAAACAATTTTAGAGGCACAACCTTTCAATTCGTATTCGGTAATTTCTTCATATTTTCTACTTGAAAATGAATTTGAATTAAAGGACAATGGAAACTATGATTTATGATTCTTTAATATATTTTCATAAATATTTACCGATCCACCCTTTATTCAAAGTCGTTTTAAATTTTATCAACAACAATAATTTGTCAGATATTAATGTTGGCAAAATCGATATTGATCAAGGCGTATATGCGCTTATTGTCGAATACACAACAAACGATATTGAAAGCAGATTCATAGAATGCCACACACAGTATATAGATATACAAATTGTTGTTGCCGGCATTGAACAAATAGGTATTTGCAACAAAAAAGAATGCAAAATCATCGGCACATATAATGAAGAAAATGATTACGAAAAACTTGAAGGCAAGATAGATTTGATTACTTTAAAAAACGGATACTTTACCGTATTTTATCCTCAAGATGGTCATGTTGTAGGGCTAAAAATTCGTAACAAAGAGGATGTAGTTAAGAAAGTTGTATTCAAGGTTCCAGTGTGAAAAACACCATAGCCTTACGTTACCCCAACAATCAATATAATAATGAGGACCCGTTGAAAAGAGATCTTATTTCATTTTTCAAAAATTATATTAATTACAGTATGGAGACAAAATGAAAACAATCATATTAATCGGCGCATTACTCTGTATGCTTTGTTCTGCATTCACTCTATCGGCACAGGATTGCAGTAAGGCTGAAAATACTCATACAATCATTGCATGCCATGAAGAACGATATAAAAATGCGGACAAAGAATTGAATAAAGTATATGGAGAATCAATGAAAACCCTTTCTCCTGCAGCACAGCAGAAACTGAAAGAATCCCAGAGGGCGTGGCTGAAATACAGGGATACAGGCCTTACTCTTGCAATAGAACTCAACAAAGACCTGAGGTCCTATGGTGATGTAGTTATAGCTGACTATAAGGCAACTATTGTTGAAAAGAGGGTGTTGGAGCTGAAATATCTTTTTTCAGGACCGGCAGACCCGCCAATCAAATGGTAAACAATAACCATATACAGAAGATACATCATGTTGCCGGACAGGGAAGTTTTTATGCAGGTCACTTCTTATACTTCACCAATGCTTGACGGGAATTCTTATCAAAACTATTGTGCTGCTGATAATGGGAGATGAGCGATGAAAATAAAAATATTCAGTTCTGTCATCGTAATGCTGGTTCTTTGTTTTACAATCGCTGAAGCCCAAAATTCAGGGAAGGTTTTAACATTTAAAGGTTATAAGAACATTGAAATTGGAATGAAGATTAAAAATGTAGCGAAGGCAACCGGTTTAACATTTTCTTATGATTCTCCCCCTGAAAACAATGAATGTACATATGCGTACACAAAATCGTTACCTGGACTATATTTAATGTTGGTTAATGAAGTCGTTGCCAGGATTGATGTTGACAAAGGCGATTATACAACGCTCGAAGGCGCAAAACCGGGTGATAGCGAGGAAACAATCAAGAAGCTTTATCCAAAGATAGAAATCGAAGGACAAAAATATATTCCTGAAGGACATTATCTCATTGTCCGTTCACCGGATAAGAGCCGGGCGATCATATTCGATACGGATGGTAAAAAGGTGACCGCGTTTCGTGTTGGCCGTATGCCTGAGGTGGAATATGTAGAGGGCTGCAATTAAATAGCTTCCCGAAGTCCTCAACCGACAGGCCGCCAGAAACTATAAAGATTTCAACTGGCAATTTATGACATAATCAAATAATTTTGGCTTGCAATCGTTCCACCGAGCCCAACGGATTCAAAACGAATGATCGATTGCTACTTCTCCCATGAACTGAGCGGTAAGGACAATGAAAATACATTGATATTGTATGGGTAATATAGAAAAGTCTCAGGAAACGTAATTATAAAAAAGATTGAAAATTAATCTCTA is a window from the Pseudomonadota bacterium genome containing:
- a CDS encoding mechanosensitive ion channel → MINREKTEVREVQLEIEKFIAEQPEKAQKLQEKAREFNRELRHLLLIHSIAENNPIEFRNTLKVMDALKKSANSLINPINEQIKNVGEFEKSMFERKEEYSKLAEDKLLVESARISREYVEDLIKLLTVINTAKKLLTVFPHQIEDFLLRLEQKRSDVEKEFSDSWKTYFFTSTPKHYFTSGSWELAYLVATKWLKFVALYGLTPSDEQKHSFNDFILKIILSGLIASLICYLFLKWLGKKLHNSHTVRYCLPFSVWAIFGLSTIINAVTSEYFQFGAYQAFGEILLAGGAVSLAWNLRKTSLIASHRTGYNILWPLWLIFASGITVQALRVPIVTMTPLFTALLLICSAYYYLIKKHVVSEPEQKLSIFTTGFTAILAVTTLLGWGSLSMLASALWFMVVLNIVLGSGLSSYFWRTIHSGKQKSISLILLSNMVLPLIFIGLFTLIVVWASIYTGGMPLLMKIIQWKKDWGIISLRITTLLTLAALFFIARSFIAFSHTAIKFLKMRWENIEEGVIKSLQTLSSYVIWFCYVIVSLNFLGIGIGNLTIIAGGLSVGVGFALQDLIKNFVSGLILLFGRSIHPGDEIQLEDVHGRVEKINIRSTVVQTNEDSTIFLPNSDLVSKKIVNWTHRDPKGRAEIIVGVAYGSDTNLIKDLLIRCALSNPDVLKEPPPYVLFSDFGDNALIFHLRFWIMHVILLRDKVRSVIRFEIDRVFKEHNIEIAYPQRDIHIRSVDGLAGYLKTDGQLTDGKP
- a CDS encoding YhcH/YjgK/YiaL family protein, which codes for MIYDSLIYFHKYLPIHPLFKVVLNFINNNNLSDINVGKIDIDQGVYALIVEYTTNDIESRFIECHTQYIDIQIVVAGIEQIGICNKKECKIIGTYNEENDYEKLEGKIDLITLKNGYFTVFYPQDGHVVGLKIRNKEDVVKKVVFKVPV
- a CDS encoding DUF1311 domain-containing protein, translating into MKTIILIGALLCMLCSAFTLSAQDCSKAENTHTIIACHEERYKNADKELNKVYGESMKTLSPAAQQKLKESQRAWLKYRDTGLTLAIELNKDLRSYGDVVIADYKATIVEKRVLELKYLFSGPADPPIKW